A window of the Thermodesulforhabdus norvegica genome harbors these coding sequences:
- a CDS encoding ABC transporter ATP-binding protein translates to MKSPLIRLKGITKVYGKGSAAFKALKGIDAEIDKGEFVAVMGASGSGKSTFLNILGCLDSPTSGSYIFKDQHVEKFSTNERALFRRHHIGFIFQSYNLLSRATALENVELPLIYRRIPKKERRAMAAEALEVVGLSGWADHRPQELSGGQQQRVAIARAIVTRPEVILADEPTGNLDSEMSHEIMKLLVALNRDLELTIVMVTHEPEMANYAKRIIRFVDGRIVDGPESKR, encoded by the coding sequence ATGAAAAGCCCCCTGATAAGGCTCAAGGGCATAACCAAGGTTTACGGCAAAGGAAGTGCCGCCTTCAAAGCCCTTAAAGGCATTGATGCAGAAATAGACAAAGGCGAGTTCGTGGCGGTAATGGGCGCCAGTGGCTCCGGTAAGTCCACCTTTCTCAACATCCTCGGATGCCTGGACAGTCCAACCTCGGGAAGCTACATTTTCAAAGACCAGCATGTAGAAAAATTTTCCACCAACGAACGGGCTCTTTTCAGACGACACCACATCGGGTTTATATTCCAGAGTTACAACCTACTGAGCCGTGCTACCGCACTGGAAAATGTGGAGCTACCGCTAATCTACCGGAGAATCCCAAAAAAGGAGCGACGCGCCATGGCGGCGGAAGCTCTGGAGGTAGTGGGACTTTCCGGGTGGGCTGATCACAGACCTCAGGAGCTGTCGGGAGGCCAACAGCAAAGAGTGGCCATAGCCAGAGCAATCGTCACGAGGCCTGAGGTGATCCTTGCCGACGAGCCCACGGGAAACCTGGACAGTGAAATGAGCCATGAAATCATGAAACTGCTCGTGGCCTTAAACAGAGACCTCGAACTCACCATCGTTATGGTAACCCACGAGCCGGAAATGGCAAACTATGCCAAACGGATTATCCGTTTTGTTGACGGTAGAATCGTCGATGGGCCGGAGTCTAAAAGATGA
- a CDS encoding efflux RND transporter periplasmic adaptor subunit, translating into MNEMAHDSTHGKAGKKRAGMALVLAALALLFFMIFRNSIFGISGSEDVTRFRTEPVEKGDLTVTVTATGTLEPMDQVEVGVEVSGTIRTVEVDYNDPVKKDQVLARLDTSKFEAQVLQSQAKLDLARAKLKEAQADIKLARSKLEQYRRARKLTGGKSPSQIEMDEVEAQLAKAVAAEMSAKAEIASAQAELEYNKINLSKAIIRSPMDGIVLSRQVEPGQTVAASLQTPTLFIIARDLKEMELHVDVDEADIGKVRPGQKATFTVDAYPDKVFDAEVKEIWLSPETSDGVVTYETVLYVRNLEGLLLPGMTATADIIVSEKRNVTLIPNAALRFHMPDKNTDREDKNSRSGLLGMMLPRFPRRGGNSTESVARHAASGSQVYVWVLNEGRPEKRLIVAGESDGIKTEVLSGDIKPGDAVIVGIMPSGKS; encoded by the coding sequence ATGAATGAAATGGCCCACGATAGCACCCACGGTAAAGCAGGGAAAAAACGTGCGGGAATGGCGTTAGTCCTTGCCGCACTGGCACTGCTCTTTTTTATGATCTTCAGAAACAGCATCTTCGGAATATCCGGCTCCGAAGATGTAACACGGTTTCGAACAGAACCGGTTGAAAAAGGCGATCTTACTGTTACGGTTACGGCAACGGGAACCCTGGAACCCATGGATCAGGTTGAAGTGGGCGTAGAAGTTTCCGGAACCATTCGAACGGTTGAGGTTGATTATAACGATCCTGTGAAGAAGGACCAGGTTCTTGCACGGCTTGATACTTCAAAGTTCGAAGCCCAGGTGCTTCAGTCGCAGGCAAAACTCGACCTTGCCCGGGCAAAGTTAAAAGAGGCTCAGGCCGACATAAAGCTTGCCAGAAGCAAGCTGGAACAATACCGGAGGGCACGAAAACTTACGGGCGGGAAGTCGCCTTCCCAGATAGAAATGGACGAAGTAGAGGCACAGCTCGCCAAGGCCGTCGCCGCCGAAATGAGCGCAAAGGCAGAGATCGCAAGTGCCCAGGCAGAACTGGAATACAACAAAATTAATCTTTCCAAAGCAATCATTCGTTCACCCATGGACGGCATCGTACTTTCAAGACAGGTGGAACCCGGCCAGACGGTAGCCGCATCCCTTCAGACCCCTACCCTTTTTATCATAGCCCGGGATCTTAAAGAGATGGAGTTACATGTTGACGTGGATGAGGCCGACATAGGTAAGGTCAGGCCCGGACAAAAAGCGACCTTCACGGTGGATGCGTATCCTGACAAAGTATTCGACGCGGAGGTAAAAGAGATATGGCTTTCGCCGGAAACGAGTGATGGCGTCGTTACCTATGAAACCGTTCTCTATGTGCGAAACCTGGAGGGATTGCTCCTTCCCGGAATGACCGCCACCGCCGACATAATTGTAAGTGAGAAAAGGAATGTTACCCTGATCCCCAACGCAGCGTTGAGATTCCACATGCCCGATAAAAACACGGATAGAGAAGACAAAAATTCCAGAAGCGGGCTTCTCGGTATGATGCTTCCCAGGTTTCCGAGGCGAGGAGGAAACTCCACGGAGAGCGTTGCCAGGCATGCGGCTTCGGGATCTCAGGTTTATGTATGGGTGCTTAACGAGGGCAGGCCGGAGAAGCGCCTAATAGTTGCGGGAGAGTCCGATGGGATAAAGACCGAGGTTCTGTCGGGTGACATTAAACCCGGAGACGCCGTTATTGTGGGTATTATGCCTTCCGGTAAAAGCTAG
- a CDS encoding DUF169 domain-containing protein, with protein MESKIARALGLPFHPVSLIWTNREPEKARKFRPGKWGCVMWLFAEVARKGSMAVFSKENFGCWGGGVGLGFGNRYADFPGGEECFSYFLSTGNRNHNTGRQVAEALKDRASKSFLEEFLNGEGYFASPEEVKEFLQLLPFREITEKYVVMCPLEKIEEFENPPRVVVFTAGPHQLAALIILANYNRKGIENVIVPYAAGCQTIGIFAYREAESEHPRAVMGLTDISARNYVRRHLGDHVFTLALPWKLFQEMEANLKGSFVERNTWKELMRTAHE; from the coding sequence ATGGAGAGCAAAATCGCCCGGGCACTGGGATTGCCCTTTCATCCCGTATCCCTGATCTGGACCAACAGGGAGCCCGAGAAGGCCAGAAAATTCCGGCCCGGAAAATGGGGATGTGTAATGTGGCTTTTCGCCGAAGTCGCCCGAAAGGGTAGCATGGCAGTTTTTTCTAAGGAAAACTTCGGCTGCTGGGGAGGTGGAGTCGGTCTGGGTTTTGGCAATCGATATGCAGACTTCCCCGGTGGAGAGGAATGCTTTTCTTATTTTCTTTCCACCGGTAACAGAAACCACAACACGGGCAGGCAGGTCGCTGAAGCACTCAAAGATCGTGCAAGCAAGAGCTTTCTCGAAGAGTTCCTTAACGGCGAAGGATATTTCGCCTCTCCTGAAGAAGTTAAAGAATTCCTGCAATTACTTCCCTTCCGGGAAATTACCGAAAAATACGTCGTTATGTGCCCGCTGGAAAAAATCGAGGAATTTGAAAACCCACCCAGGGTTGTTGTCTTCACGGCAGGGCCACATCAGCTTGCCGCCCTTATTATACTTGCAAACTACAACAGAAAAGGAATAGAAAATGTAATCGTACCGTATGCTGCTGGATGTCAGACTATTGGAATTTTTGCTTACAGGGAGGCTGAGTCGGAACATCCAAGGGCTGTTATGGGTCTTACGGACATTTCCGCCAGAAACTACGTAAGAAGACACCTGGGAGACCATGTCTTCACCCTGGCTCTGCCCTGGAAACTGTTCCAGGAAATGGAAGCCAATCTGAAGGGAAGCTTTGTCGAAAGGAACACCTGGAAAGAACTTATGAGGACGGCTCATGAATGA
- a CDS encoding pyridoxal phosphate-dependent aminotransferase: protein MIGTASHGGNVYEICRNYGWSIDEIVDLSASINPLGPPEGLKEYLLSRFGEIVHYPDIHNLELIRALAEYHGLPESVFAVGNGSTELLFWLPFALNWRRVAVVLPVFGEYLRSLENAGVIIRKLRTAWETGFQPTVEQLDALVHASNPDVVILTNPGSPSGTLLSGEVLDYIKWSVRKRQNFWLIDEVFVDFCEENSLKELAAREPFLMVIRSLTKFFSLPGLRIGYIVAGADIINKLRLFVPPWSVNIFAQHAAVFCLKDRSFVDKTLSFFDREKKRVKEKLLEIRGIESSPFAANYVLIRLKEEIPLNSTELREQMLLRHRILIRDCRNFEGLSDRYVRIALGLSSTNELWVRALRDTIGDYLPANSKENRALGMGN, encoded by the coding sequence GTGATCGGTACTGCCTCTCATGGAGGAAACGTTTACGAAATATGTCGGAATTACGGCTGGAGTATCGACGAGATTGTCGATCTCAGTGCAAGCATAAATCCGCTTGGCCCTCCCGAGGGGCTTAAAGAGTACCTGTTGAGCCGCTTCGGCGAGATCGTCCATTATCCGGATATTCATAATCTAGAGCTGATTCGTGCTCTTGCAGAATACCACGGGCTACCGGAATCGGTTTTCGCCGTCGGTAATGGGTCGACAGAACTTCTTTTCTGGTTGCCCTTTGCTTTAAACTGGCGCCGTGTTGCCGTGGTCCTGCCCGTCTTTGGAGAATATCTCAGGAGTCTCGAAAATGCCGGGGTGATTATCAGAAAACTGAGGACTGCCTGGGAGACGGGATTTCAGCCCACCGTTGAGCAACTTGACGCCCTGGTACATGCGTCCAACCCCGATGTTGTGATACTCACCAATCCGGGCAGTCCATCAGGCACGCTTTTGTCCGGCGAAGTTCTGGATTACATAAAATGGAGCGTTAGAAAAAGGCAGAACTTCTGGCTGATTGACGAGGTATTCGTTGATTTCTGCGAGGAAAACTCCTTGAAAGAGCTTGCAGCCCGTGAACCTTTTCTGATGGTGATACGTTCTCTTACGAAGTTCTTTTCTCTTCCAGGCCTGAGGATTGGCTACATTGTAGCAGGTGCCGACATAATAAACAAACTGCGCCTTTTTGTTCCTCCCTGGTCAGTCAACATTTTTGCCCAACATGCGGCCGTTTTTTGTCTCAAAGACCGATCGTTTGTTGATAAGACCCTGTCTTTTTTCGATCGGGAGAAGAAAAGGGTTAAAGAGAAGTTGCTGGAAATTCGGGGGATAGAGTCATCGCCTTTTGCGGCGAATTATGTGCTTATCAGGCTGAAGGAGGAAATACCTCTTAACTCTACGGAGCTTCGAGAGCAGATGCTCCTGAGGCACAGAATTCTGATTAGAGATTGCAGAAATTTCGAAGGACTTTCGGACAGATACGTTAGGATTGCCTTGGGGCTTTCCAGCACTAATGAGCTCTGGGTACGCGCTCTACGGGATACCATCGGTGATTACCTTCCCGCGAATAGCAAGGAAAACCGGGCATTGGGGATGGGCAACTAA
- a CDS encoding inositol-3-phosphate synthase, with protein sequence MALKEQEIRRKEEILEPRGKLGVLIPGIGGAVSTTFIAGVELVRRGLGEPVGSLTQLGTIRLGKRYEYRTPRIKDFVPLADINDLVFAGWDIYDANLYEAAQFAKVLQKDHIEPIKDFLASITPMPAVFDRRFVRNLDGNHVKKGKNLRDLVEQLKEDIRNFQKTQGVDRCVMIWCGSTEVYMKPEDVHSSLPAFLEALEKSDERIAPSMLYALAALELNIPFVNGAPNLTVDIPALIELAKKNKVPIAGKDFKTGQTLMKTIIAPGLKARLLGLEGWYSTNILGNRDGLVLDDKDSFKTKEESKLSVLDYILQPQLYPTLYKNYYHKVTINYYPPRGDNKEGWDCIDIFGWLGYPMQIKIDFQCRDSILAAPLVLDLVLFMDLAQRANMNGIQEWLSFYFKSPMHKENLYPEHDLFIQLMKLKNTLRYLMKEEQITHFGLDYYME encoded by the coding sequence ATGGCATTGAAAGAACAGGAAATCAGAAGAAAAGAAGAAATACTGGAGCCCCGAGGCAAACTGGGTGTCCTTATTCCCGGAATTGGCGGAGCCGTCAGCACAACCTTTATCGCAGGGGTTGAACTCGTGCGCCGGGGTCTTGGCGAGCCCGTAGGATCACTAACTCAGCTTGGAACCATCAGGCTCGGAAAGCGCTACGAATACAGAACCCCAAGAATCAAAGATTTCGTACCCCTTGCCGACATAAACGACCTGGTTTTTGCGGGTTGGGACATTTACGACGCCAACCTTTACGAAGCGGCTCAATTCGCAAAGGTTCTTCAGAAGGACCACATCGAACCCATAAAAGATTTCCTTGCTTCAATAACACCAATGCCTGCCGTATTCGACAGGCGCTTTGTACGGAACCTCGATGGCAACCACGTAAAAAAAGGAAAAAATCTCCGGGATCTTGTCGAACAGTTAAAGGAAGACATACGAAATTTCCAGAAAACACAAGGGGTGGATCGTTGCGTCATGATCTGGTGCGGAAGCACCGAGGTTTACATGAAGCCGGAGGACGTACATTCGTCGCTTCCCGCTTTTCTGGAAGCCCTTGAAAAAAGCGACGAGCGAATTGCTCCCAGCATGCTTTACGCTCTGGCTGCCCTGGAGCTAAACATCCCCTTCGTAAACGGCGCTCCTAACCTCACTGTGGACATCCCCGCCCTAATTGAACTGGCGAAGAAGAACAAGGTACCCATTGCAGGCAAAGACTTCAAAACCGGCCAGACACTCATGAAAACCATAATCGCCCCTGGCCTCAAAGCAAGGCTCCTGGGACTCGAAGGATGGTACTCAACCAACATCCTCGGAAACAGAGACGGCCTGGTTCTGGACGATAAAGACTCCTTCAAAACCAAGGAAGAAAGCAAGCTTTCCGTTCTGGATTACATTCTGCAACCCCAACTCTATCCAACACTTTACAAAAACTACTATCACAAGGTCACCATAAATTACTACCCACCCAGAGGGGACAATAAAGAAGGCTGGGATTGTATAGACATCTTCGGATGGCTCGGCTACCCCATGCAAATAAAGATAGATTTTCAGTGTAGAGACAGCATTCTGGCTGCACCGCTGGTTTTAGACCTGGTACTGTTCATGGATCTGGCTCAGAGGGCCAACATGAACGGTATCCAGGAGTGGTTGTCTTTTTACTTTAAAAGCCCCATGCACAAAGAAAACCTTTACCCTGAACACGACCTTTTCATTCAATTGATGAAGCTTAAAAATACTTTAAGATATCTCATGAAAGAAGAACAGATAACTCATTTTGGTCTGGATTATTACATGGAGTAA
- a CDS encoding glycerate kinase type-2 family protein translates to MSIKQDLVAIFQAGLKAVDPEVAIKRHVRKEGSLLILGSHSVDLKEIERVYVIGAGKGTAPMAVALEDILGERISDGAVTVKYGHGLPLRRIRLFEAGHPVPDEAGVRATEELLRIARKAGDKDLIIAAFSGGGSALTPAPVAPVGLEEKQEVTRLLLACGATIGEINAIRKHLSRIKGGGLARAAYPARIFSLILSDVVGDLLDVIASGPTAPDPTTFEDCLRIIDKYGIRPDVPEKVLKVLEEGVAGVRPETPKKGDPVFNNVVNLIVGNNFMALDAAQQEATKRGYRTLIMTSRMEGEAREVAKVISAIAKECAATGRPVSPPACFLFGGETTVTIKGDGLGGRNQELALACAVELDGWNNIWVLSAGTDGTDGPTDVAGAFADGQTVSKARNAGIDALDYLRRNDSFNFFKATGDHLHIGPTRTNVMDMVCVIVAASGS, encoded by the coding sequence ATGTCGATTAAACAGGATCTCGTAGCAATTTTTCAAGCAGGGTTAAAAGCGGTGGATCCGGAGGTGGCTATAAAGCGCCATGTAAGAAAAGAAGGCTCCCTTCTCATTCTGGGTTCTCATAGTGTTGATCTGAAGGAAATCGAACGCGTGTACGTGATCGGAGCAGGGAAGGGCACAGCCCCGATGGCAGTAGCCCTTGAAGATATTCTCGGAGAACGAATTTCCGATGGGGCCGTTACGGTAAAATACGGGCATGGTTTGCCGTTAAGGAGAATTCGCCTTTTTGAAGCAGGTCATCCGGTGCCCGATGAAGCCGGCGTTCGGGCAACGGAAGAGCTACTGAGGATTGCTCGCAAGGCGGGAGATAAAGATCTTATCATTGCGGCCTTCTCCGGAGGTGGAAGCGCACTGACGCCGGCTCCGGTTGCTCCTGTGGGACTTGAGGAAAAACAGGAAGTGACCAGATTACTGCTTGCGTGCGGTGCGACCATCGGTGAAATCAACGCCATAAGAAAGCATCTGTCGAGAATAAAAGGTGGTGGGCTCGCCAGAGCCGCTTATCCTGCCCGGATCTTTTCTCTAATTCTTTCCGACGTGGTCGGTGATCTTCTGGATGTGATAGCTTCTGGACCGACAGCGCCAGATCCGACCACTTTTGAAGACTGTTTACGCATAATAGACAAATACGGCATTCGTCCGGATGTGCCCGAAAAGGTTCTGAAGGTGCTGGAGGAAGGAGTGGCCGGTGTCAGACCCGAGACTCCCAAAAAGGGTGACCCCGTATTCAACAACGTCGTCAATCTGATTGTCGGTAATAACTTTATGGCTCTCGATGCAGCTCAACAAGAGGCCACAAAACGAGGTTACAGAACCCTTATAATGACGTCAAGGATGGAAGGAGAAGCCAGAGAAGTTGCGAAGGTCATCTCGGCCATAGCCAAAGAATGTGCAGCCACTGGGAGGCCCGTTTCTCCGCCTGCCTGTTTCCTTTTCGGTGGGGAAACGACGGTTACCATAAAGGGAGATGGCCTCGGGGGCAGGAATCAGGAGTTAGCACTGGCCTGTGCCGTCGAGCTCGACGGCTGGAATAATATATGGGTTCTTAGCGCAGGAACGGACGGAACGGATGGTCCTACGGATGTTGCAGGAGCCTTTGCCGATGGACAAACAGTATCGAAAGCCCGAAATGCCGGAATAGATGCTCTGGACTATCTCAGACGAAACGATTCTTTCAACTTTTTTAAGGCAACCGGCGACCATTTACATATAGGCCCAACTCGGACTAATGTGATGGATATGGTGTGTGTGATAGTAGCTGCGTCCGGCTCTTGA
- a CDS encoding 1-acyl-sn-glycerol-3-phosphate acyltransferase: protein MNKIPAKDVTEETKDLEGHNKYGCTIPERPFYPLRFILERLIRLGKMPPDQQKVLEELSKQGVIVYALRFQSLFDLLYIKTRLFQMGLPHPEFVFDMRPYRLRPFVDAWSLRIAHLTHYLKHSALPNPYEDGHYKKLIEEGKTGALFLLTTETQSRRAIAFGEDPLQHLIEIQSSTEKPIYIVPCAVVYSRHPGRESFNDKSSWFTQKNPGILRKTFSFLRGYRHAVIEIGDPVNLKDVLTELSPISSERRTQIFQLRRNLLDSVNSIYKSILGPALKSKLELKEIILNNPKLQTYMRRKAKSTGRKIWDIYREADKYLEEIAADYSYSLIKIMERALRWAWNTIFDGIEIDEEGLRKVKKAAQRHTLVYIPCHKSHIDYLILSYVLFQANLSPPFIAAGKNLSFWPLGPIFRRGGAFFIRRTFRGQRFYAEVFSLYVKTMVHLGHNIEFFIEGGRSRTGKLILPKLGLLSILIQAVEEGYCSDLVFVPTAICYDRIPEEESYVHEITGGSKQAENIKQLFGLRRFLKRKYGRVYVRFAKPISLAQYLERNKLNLKKMRPRERHEVYRDFAFRIINSINNVSVVTPHALVSSSLLTTSRSGISLITLKLTMRTMLEYLSFINVKFSRTFNNYDSMLEETLTDLEKSKVIERIREPEDSEEDILISIEEKKRHILEYYKNNIIHFFLPLSFVSASIIAQKTFRPKLEHILEDYRFLKKLFKHEFAYDNDIPDEKNIENACDFLLRQNWIVNLGSEGEFELKHEGLRACEIFASIIQNYLEGYWICLRGLRFLEKKEKYQDREFVKKILAEGRKALKLGFIERPESISKIMYENALKLFEEEDYLGKSVEREGKEKTEPKEFFVKGPRYDEISAMLRKVGRFLRRDG from the coding sequence ATGAACAAGATTCCTGCAAAGGACGTCACAGAAGAAACAAAAGACCTAGAGGGTCATAATAAATATGGATGCACAATTCCCGAACGCCCTTTTTATCCTTTAAGGTTTATTCTGGAACGACTTATTAGACTTGGCAAAATGCCCCCGGATCAACAAAAGGTGCTTGAGGAACTTTCAAAGCAGGGCGTCATTGTTTACGCACTGAGGTTCCAATCCCTTTTTGACCTGCTCTACATAAAGACGAGACTCTTCCAGATGGGTTTGCCTCACCCGGAATTCGTCTTTGACATGCGCCCCTATCGGCTGAGGCCCTTTGTCGATGCATGGTCGTTGCGGATAGCCCACCTGACACACTATCTCAAACACAGCGCCCTTCCAAACCCTTACGAGGACGGTCACTACAAAAAACTTATTGAAGAAGGAAAAACCGGAGCATTATTCCTGCTTACGACAGAAACCCAATCAAGGCGGGCAATTGCCTTCGGAGAAGATCCCCTGCAACACCTGATTGAAATTCAGTCATCAACGGAAAAACCCATCTACATTGTACCCTGTGCGGTTGTCTACAGCCGACATCCCGGCAGAGAGTCCTTCAACGACAAATCTTCATGGTTCACACAAAAAAATCCGGGAATATTGAGAAAAACCTTCTCATTCTTGAGAGGTTACCGTCATGCGGTAATAGAAATAGGCGACCCGGTAAATCTTAAAGATGTGCTGACGGAACTCTCACCCATTTCATCTGAAAGAAGAACCCAGATCTTTCAGCTCCGCAGAAACCTTCTGGACTCCGTAAACAGCATCTATAAAAGTATTCTAGGACCCGCATTGAAATCCAAACTGGAATTGAAAGAAATTATCCTGAATAACCCGAAGCTCCAAACCTACATGCGTAGAAAGGCCAAATCAACAGGTCGAAAAATCTGGGACATATACCGTGAGGCCGACAAATACCTCGAGGAAATCGCAGCAGACTATAGCTACTCCCTGATTAAGATAATGGAAAGAGCGCTCAGATGGGCATGGAATACGATTTTCGACGGGATCGAAATAGACGAAGAAGGCCTTCGTAAAGTAAAAAAAGCTGCCCAGCGTCATACTCTGGTATACATACCCTGTCATAAAAGCCACATCGATTACCTGATACTTTCTTACGTTCTTTTTCAGGCCAATCTTTCTCCACCCTTTATTGCTGCCGGCAAAAACCTTTCCTTCTGGCCACTGGGGCCCATTTTCCGCCGAGGAGGAGCCTTCTTCATCAGGAGGACCTTCAGAGGTCAACGATTCTATGCCGAAGTGTTCTCACTCTACGTGAAAACGATGGTTCACCTGGGTCATAACATAGAATTTTTCATAGAAGGCGGTAGAAGCCGTACCGGAAAGCTCATACTCCCAAAGCTCGGCCTTCTGTCCATCCTCATACAGGCCGTAGAAGAAGGTTATTGCAGCGATCTGGTTTTTGTGCCCACGGCCATATGTTACGATAGGATACCCGAAGAAGAGTCTTATGTACACGAGATAACAGGAGGAAGCAAACAGGCAGAAAACATAAAACAGCTTTTTGGACTGAGACGTTTTCTCAAGAGAAAATACGGCCGAGTATATGTCAGGTTCGCAAAACCCATATCTCTTGCCCAATACCTTGAAAGAAACAAACTGAACCTGAAAAAGATGCGCCCCAGAGAGCGTCACGAAGTTTATCGTGACTTTGCTTTCAGAATCATTAACAGCATTAATAACGTATCCGTTGTCACACCCCATGCTCTGGTTTCATCTTCCCTGTTAACCACGTCCCGGTCCGGCATCTCGCTCATCACGTTAAAGCTCACGATGCGAACCATGCTTGAGTATCTGTCCTTCATAAACGTAAAATTCTCCAGAACCTTTAACAACTACGATTCCATGCTGGAAGAAACCCTGACCGATCTGGAAAAAAGCAAGGTTATCGAGAGAATCCGTGAACCCGAAGATTCGGAAGAAGATATACTTATTTCTATTGAAGAAAAGAAAAGACACATACTGGAATACTACAAAAACAACATCATCCACTTTTTCCTTCCCCTTTCCTTCGTATCAGCTTCAATAATTGCCCAGAAGACCTTCCGCCCGAAATTGGAACATATCCTTGAAGATTACCGGTTTCTCAAAAAACTCTTTAAACACGAATTTGCCTACGACAACGACATACCAGACGAAAAAAACATCGAAAACGCCTGTGATTTTCTCTTAAGGCAAAATTGGATCGTAAATCTCGGCTCAGAAGGCGAATTTGAACTCAAACACGAAGGTTTGAGGGCCTGCGAGATTTTTGCATCGATAATTCAAAATTATCTGGAAGGTTACTGGATATGTCTCAGAGGATTGAGATTCCTGGAAAAAAAGGAAAAATATCAGGACAGAGAGTTCGTTAAGAAGATCCTTGCCGAAGGGCGTAAGGCCTTAAAACTGGGATTTATTGAAAGGCCCGAATCCATTTCCAAAATAATGTACGAGAATGCTTTAAAACTCTTCGAAGAAGAGGATTACCTGGGGAAGAGTGTCGAACGAGAGGGTAAGGAAAAAACCGAACCGAAAGAATTTTTTGTAAAAGGGCCGAGATATGACGAAATATCTGCTATGCTGCGGAAAGTAGGTCGTTTTTTGAGGCGTGATGGATAG
- a CDS encoding metallophosphoesterase family protein, which yields MKIVVLSDTHLTGVTEELELICSRYCEGADMVIHLGDWTSPVVLDYFMQYHLEGVAGNSDHPAIISSLPLKKIITVGSFRVGLIHGWGSYSNLRGSIREAFRDVINSLDAVFYGHSHVPYYGRENGLIWLNPGSLFKGRGVVQSSLALVEVSGGARFDVRLIELM from the coding sequence ATGAAGATTGTGGTGTTGTCGGACACACATCTCACAGGTGTTACGGAAGAGCTGGAGCTCATCTGTAGCAGATATTGCGAAGGGGCGGATATGGTTATTCATCTTGGAGACTGGACGTCTCCGGTTGTGCTGGATTACTTCATGCAGTATCATCTTGAAGGGGTTGCAGGAAATTCAGATCATCCGGCGATTATTTCTAGTTTGCCTCTAAAGAAGATTATAACCGTTGGATCTTTTCGGGTGGGCCTTATACACGGTTGGGGCTCCTACTCCAACCTCAGAGGCTCTATCCGGGAAGCTTTCCGAGATGTTATCAACTCGCTTGATGCCGTATTCTACGGACATTCTCACGTTCCCTATTACGGCCGAGAAAACGGGCTGATCTGGTTAAATCCCGGTTCTCTTTTTAAAGGGCGTGGTGTTGTTCAGAGTAGCCTGGCTCTGGTGGAAGTAAGTGGTGGGGCTCGATTTGATGTTCGACTAATTGAGCTGATGTGA
- a CDS encoding HIT family protein has product MKNLWAPWRIDYILGKREPYCIFCPEGGGLSDEERLILYRGKRIMVVMNKYPYNNGHLLIAPWRHVSDITELSRDELLDINLCIQHSVSILRKVMKPTGFNIGLNLGESAGAGIKEHIHFHVVPRWDGDTNFMAALADIRCIPEHLRSTYEKLRPYFQKEVSL; this is encoded by the coding sequence ATGAAAAATCTGTGGGCTCCGTGGCGTATTGATTACATACTCGGGAAACGTGAACCCTACTGCATTTTCTGCCCCGAAGGGGGAGGCCTCAGTGATGAAGAACGCCTGATACTCTATCGGGGCAAAAGAATAATGGTCGTTATGAACAAATATCCTTACAACAACGGTCATCTTCTCATTGCTCCCTGGCGTCATGTGTCCGACATTACGGAACTTAGCCGTGACGAGTTACTTGACATAAACCTGTGTATTCAGCACAGTGTTTCCATACTTCGTAAGGTCATGAAGCCCACGGGTTTTAACATAGGCCTCAATCTCGGTGAGTCTGCCGGGGCAGGCATAAAGGAGCATATCCATTTTCATGTGGTACCGAGGTGGGACGGCGACACCAATTTTATGGCCGCTCTTGCCGACATAAGGTGCATACCTGAACATTTAAGAAGCACCTATGAAAAACTCAGGCCTTACTTTCAAAAGGAGGTATCGTTATGA
- a CDS encoding LapA family protein, with protein MIRAFRWITTLLVAGLAALFIKQNMPTFSMEVPFHYDLYIRQKMMWYSSIGDIVLISLLIGVVAGLFVGIKLYWGKRREVNELKRKMTEEEKVPQQVSSEAGGTG; from the coding sequence ATGATCAGGGCTTTCAGGTGGATTACTACCCTGCTTGTGGCAGGGCTTGCAGCCTTGTTTATTAAGCAAAATATGCCGACCTTTTCCATGGAAGTTCCTTTCCACTACGACCTTTACATCCGCCAGAAGATGATGTGGTACAGTTCGATAGGCGATATCGTTCTGATCTCTTTGCTGATTGGGGTGGTTGCGGGGCTTTTTGTGGGCATAAAGCTTTATTGGGGTAAACGACGAGAGGTTAATGAACTGAAACGAAAAATGACGGAAGAAGAGAAAGTACCTCAACAGGTAAGTAGCGAAGCAGGAGGGACCGGATGA